GCCATTGCTTCTTGCTCTTCATCTTCGTCTTTCGCACGTACAGACAGGTTGATTACGCGGTTCTTACGGTCAACACCGGTGAACTTCGCTTCAACCATATCACCTTCAGACAGGATCAGAGTCGCGTCTTCTACGCGGTCACGAGAAGCTTCAGATGCACGCAGGTAACCTTCTACGCCTTCAGCCAGCTCAATAGTTGCGCCTTTCGTGTCAACAGCAATTACTTTACCGTTAACCAGAGTGCCTTTCTTGTTCATTGCAACGAAGCCGTTGAACGGGTCTTCTTCGATTTGCTTGATGCCCAGAGAAATACGCTCACGCTCAGCGTCAACAGCCAGAACAACTGCAGAGATCTCGTCGCCTTTCTTGAAGTCACGAACTGCGTCTTCGCCTGCAACATTCCAAGAAATGTCAGACAGGTGAACCAGACCGTCGATGCCGCCGTCCAGACCGATGAAGATACCGAAGTCAGTGATAGACTTGATCTTACCAGTTACGCGGTCGCCTTTAGCTTGCGCTTCAGCGAACTGCTGCCATGGGTTAGATTTACATTGCTTCAGACCCAGGCTGATGCGACGACGCTCTTCGTCGATGTCCAGAACCATAACTTCAACTTCGTCACCCACGTTAACCACTTTAGATGGGTGGATGTTCTTGTTGGTCCAGTCCATTTCAGACACGTGTACCAGACCTTCAACGCCTTCTTCGATTTCAACGAAGCAGCCGTAGTCAGTCAGGTTAGTTACGCGACCAGACAGCTTAGTGCCTTCTGGGTAACGCTTAGCGATAGCAACCCATGGATCTTCACCCAGTTGCTTCAGACCCAGAGATACACGAGTACGCTCACGGTCGAACTTCAGAACTTTAACGTTGATTTCGTCACCAACATTAACGATTTCTGATGGATGCTTAACGCGTTTCCAAGCCATGTCAGTGATGTGCAGCAGGCCGTCAACACCGCCCAGATCTACGAATGCACCGTAGTCGGTCAGGTTCTTAACGATACCTTTAACTTCCATGCCTTCTTGCAGAGAAGCCAGCAGCTCATCACGCTCAACGCTGTTTTCAGACTCGATAACAGCACGACGAGAAACAACAACGTTGTTGCGCTTCTGGTCCAGCTTGATAACTTTGAACTCTAGCTCTTTGCCTTCCAGGTGAGCAGTGTCACGTACTGGACGAACGTCAACCAGAGAACCAGGCAGGAACGCACGAATGCCGTTCAGCTCAACAGTGAAGCCACCTTTAACTTTACCGTTGATGATACCAATAACGGTTTCAGCATCTTCGTAAGCTTTCTCAAGCTGGATCCAAGCTTCGTGACGCTTCGCTTTCTCACGAGAAAGTTGAGTTTCACCGAAACCGTCTTCAATCGCGTCCAGAGCTACGTCAACTTCAACGCCAACTTCGATTTCCAGCTCACCAGCAGCATTTTTGAACTGCTCAGCAGGAATAGCTGACTCAGATTTCAGGCCAGCGTCAACCAGAACGAAACCGTTCTCAATGGCAACTACAGTACCTTTAACGATCGCGCCAGGGCGTGTTTCGATTTCTTTCAGAGACTCTTCAAAGAGTTGAGCAAAAGATTCAGTCATTTAAATAATCTTCAGTATATGAACAACCATGGGTATCCTACCGCATGGGGTTGAAAATAAAGTCAGTTATCAATCCTTGACACCGACATACCATCAGGCTGATTTCGCAGCCGACAATTTTTCTTCAATATGAGCCA
This DNA window, taken from Photobacterium sp. CCB-ST2H9, encodes the following:
- the rpsA gene encoding 30S ribosomal protein S1, coding for MTESFAQLFEESLKEIETRPGAIVKGTVVAIENGFVLVDAGLKSESAIPAEQFKNAAGELEIEVGVEVDVALDAIEDGFGETQLSREKAKRHEAWIQLEKAYEDAETVIGIINGKVKGGFTVELNGIRAFLPGSLVDVRPVRDTAHLEGKELEFKVIKLDQKRNNVVVSRRAVIESENSVERDELLASLQEGMEVKGIVKNLTDYGAFVDLGGVDGLLHITDMAWKRVKHPSEIVNVGDEINVKVLKFDRERTRVSLGLKQLGEDPWVAIAKRYPEGTKLSGRVTNLTDYGCFVEIEEGVEGLVHVSEMDWTNKNIHPSKVVNVGDEVEVMVLDIDEERRRISLGLKQCKSNPWQQFAEAQAKGDRVTGKIKSITDFGIFIGLDGGIDGLVHLSDISWNVAGEDAVRDFKKGDEISAVVLAVDAERERISLGIKQIEEDPFNGFVAMNKKGTLVNGKVIAVDTKGATIELAEGVEGYLRASEASRDRVEDATLILSEGDMVEAKFTGVDRKNRVINLSVRAKDEDEEQEAMASLNQQDDAAFGSAMADAFKAAKGE